The window TGGGATGCATTTTTATAAGTTCGTTATAGACGATAATCAATGGATTGAGGATCCGCTTGCGGATAAAACATTAAGAAAACCGGATGGTTATGGCGGATTCAATTCTGGAATTTTTGTTGGTGAAAAAGGTGAAAAATACGGTATCGCTAAACCAGATGATATAAATATCCAAGCATTAAAATATGAAATCAATGTGATATCAACAGAATTGGTTGAATTAAAACTGCGTACATTAAAAAACGATGTAGAAACTGTGGTCGCCTGTTTTCCACAACAGAAAATCGTACTTACTAAAACATATTCATCAGTCGGGTTTGATTATTACTCGGATATTGTTGAAATAAAAAATCCGGGAAACGGCTATTTTCAAATCAGAGACGACAAAACGCTTTTTATTTTTCCAAATACAAAAAATATCGCATTTGAACTGAAACCTGTTTTTTCTACACCCGACTGGGCAAAGGGCTGTGTCTGGTATCAAATAATGCTTGACAGATTCGCAAACGGCGAAAAATTAAACGACCCGAAAAATACGCTGCCCTGGACATGGGATTTCAATAAACCATATTCAACAGAACGGGGCAGTTTTTATCAATTTGTTTGGGGCAGATTCTTCGGCGGCGACCTGCAAGGACTTATCAAAAAATTGACTTACTTAAAAGGGCTCGGTGTGGAAGCGATTTACCTGAACCCTGTTTTTGAATCAAATTCATATCAGAAATATAATACGAATGATTACAGACATATTGACCAGCATTTCGGCTATTTAACAGATTATTCTCAACTTCATGAAACGCTAGACCCTGAAACATGGAAATGGACTGATACAGATAAACTGTTTCTTGAATTCCTAAAACAGGCACATTCACTCGGAATAAAGGTAATTGTTGACGGTGTGTTTAATCATTCAGGCGAGAACCACTGGGCATTTGTTGACTTAAAACAAAAAAATGAGAAATCAGTTTATAAAGACTGGTTCATCGTTACCAACTGGGAAACATTCAGAAAATACTCAAATCAGGGTAAAGGCTACACAGGCTGGGCTGGTTTCGGCGGATTGCCGGAATTCCAAGAAGATGAAAACGGACTTATTGAGCCCGTCAAAAAACATATTTTTGAGATTACAAAACGGTGGATGGACCCGAATAACGATGGCAACCCATCCGACGGAATTGACGGCTGGCGACTGGATGTACCTGATTGCGTAAAAATGCCATTTTGGAAAGAATGGTGTGCACTTGTCAAAAAAATCAATCCTGATGCATATATAGTCGGCGAACTATGGGG of the Elusimicrobiota bacterium genome contains:
- a CDS encoding glycoside hydrolase family 13 protein, with the protein product MSTQQHVKNWAMFFLSAFICVFYLCNLCFTKTSVKFVYDPAGKIVSKVAIAGTFNTWNKNADILKKQPDGEYTIEIPLNDGMHFYKFVIDDNQWIEDPLADKTLRKPDGYGGFNSGIFVGEKGEKYGIAKPDDINIQALKYEINVISTELVELKLRTLKNDVETVVACFPQQKIVLTKTYSSVGFDYYSDIVEIKNPGNGYFQIRDDKTLFIFPNTKNIAFELKPVFSTPDWAKGCVWYQIMLDRFANGEKLNDPKNTLPWTWDFNKPYSTERGSFYQFVWGRFFGGDLQGLIKKLTYLKGLGVEAIYLNPVFESNSYQKYNTNDYRHIDQHFGYLTDYSQLHETLDPETWKWTDTDKLFLEFLKQAHSLGIKVIVDGVFNHSGENHWAFVDLKQKNEKSVYKDWFIVTNWETFRKYSNQGKGYTGWAGFGGLPEFQEDENGLIEPVKKHIFEITKRWMDPNNDGNPSDGIDGWRLDVPDCVKMPFWKEWCALVKKINPDAYIVGELWGEAPDWLTKELFHSQMNYPLVKLAIKFLVDKTLSSSQFEKSINHLLSTYPMQVNFVQLNLLDSHDTDRIASMIYNPQREYDKRNRLNPRDGGDYNKNYKNTKPSADCYQLLKLITAFQFTFVGSPCIWYGDEVGMWGADDPFDRKPMLWRELKCDEPGATVDEELLTHYKKISAIRKKYSVFKTGLYKPLIADDEKNVFGFVRIKGDRIGVVILNNSDKTQKIKIPLPEGIIELKDTLTNKTYKIGNNNVLNISLKPLGYLILVN